Proteins encoded in a region of the Zea mays cultivar B73 chromosome 2, Zm-B73-REFERENCE-NAM-5.0, whole genome shotgun sequence genome:
- the LOC100304303 gene encoding uncharacterized protein LOC100304303 — translation MDLTRDANFRIAQGGLQALSVAAVVADDHFKIHLNALVPAAVERLDDGKQPVRDAARQLLITLMEVSSPTIIVERAGSYAWTHKIWRVRDEFVRTVASAVGLFASTEISLQRVLLSPVLQLMNDSNQSVRDAAISCIEEMYKHMGSQFHEELQRHNLPSYMLKEINSRLDKIEPKVRSSDTAMQYKAVESRGNAGM, via the exons ATGGATCTGACGCGGGATGCCAACTTCCGCATCGCCCAGGGCGGCCTCCAGGCGCTCTCCGTCGCCGCCGTCGTCGCCGACGACCACTTCAAGATCCACCTCAACGCCCTCGTCCCCGCCGCCGTCGAGCGCCTCGACGACGGCAAGCAACCCGTCCGCGACGCCGCGCGACagctcctcatcacgctcatggaG GTTTCTTCACCAACAATCATAGTTGAAAGAGCTGGTAGTTATGCATGGACTCATAAGATTTGGAGGGTGAGGGACGAGTTTGTACGTACGGTGGCATCTGCAGTTGGGCTATTTGCTTCTACGGAGATTTCCTTGCAACGAGTTTTGCTTTCACCT GTCCTGCAACTAATGAATGATTCGAACCAAAGTGTTCGAGATGCTGCTATCTCTTGTATTGAG GAGATGTACAAGCACATGGGATCACAATTTCATGAAGAGTTGCAGCGCCATAATCTGCCTTCATATATG CTAAAAGAAATAAATTCAAGGTTGGATAAAATAGAACCAAAGGTTCGATCATCTGATACAGCAATGCAGTATAAGGCTGTAGAGTCTAGAGGCAATGCTGGGATGTAG
- the LOC100192935 gene encoding uncharacterized protein LOC100192935 has product MSSLGTSKGILEIAKFGVYVSVPVALTYLVATDSKTLKKLMGLRPYVVYPPEGPRPPPPEELRERAREIARKRQQS; this is encoded by the exons ATGTCGTCTCTGGGAACTTCCAAGGGGATCCTGGAGATCGCGAAGTTCGGCGTCTACGTCTCCGTGCCCGTCGCGCTCACCTACCTCGTCGCCACCGACTCCAAGACCCTCAAGAAGCTCATGGGCCTC CGCCCGTACGTGGTTTACCCGCCTGAAGGCCCACGCCCTCCACCGCCAGAAGAACTGCGCGAAAGGGCACGGGAGATTGCCCGGAAGAGGCAGCAGAGCTGA
- the LOC100382096 gene encoding ABC transporter F family member 4, whose amino-acid sequence MGRKDTSSSSAATGGGKKEKPMSVSAMLASMDAPAAKAKSSKAKAKAKPSKAPASSYMGDIDLPPSDDEDEEEARLAAAAKPKPARAAVVDLSAGAAPSHKDAKKKDKREAVAAAAAEAARQEALRDDRDAFSVVIGARVPGSSADDGAVDDNVRDVVLENFSVSARGKELLKGASLRISHGRRYGLVGPNGMGKSTLLKLLAWRQVPVPRNIDVLLVEQEIIGDDRSALEAVVAADEELTALRAEQARLEVSNDADDNERLLEVYEKLNLRDSDAARARASKILAGLGFDQAMQARSTKSFSGGWRMRISLARALFMQPTLLLLDEPTNHLDLRAVLWLEEYLCSQWKKTLIVVSHDRDFLNTVCNEIIHLHDKSLHVYRGNFDDFESGYEQKRKEMNRKFEVYEKQMKAARKSGSKAAQDKVKGQALSKAAKEAAKNKGKGKSAADDDDDQKHVAVPQKWRDYSVEFHFPEPTELTPPLLQLIEVGFSYPGRPDFKLSGVDVGIDMGTRVAIVGPNGAGKSTILNLLAGDLTPTEGEVRRSQKLRIGRYSQHFVDLLTMEENAVQYLLRLHPDQEGMSKAEAVRAKLGKFGLPGHNHLTPIVKLSGGQKARVVFTSISMSQPHILLLDEPTNHLDMQSIDALADALDEFTGGVVLVSHDSRLISRVCDDEQRSEIWVVEDGSVDKYDGTFEDYKDELMEEIKKEVEE is encoded by the coding sequence atgggAAGAAAAGACACCTCGTCCTCCTCCGCGGCCACCGGCGGCGGGAAAAAGGAGAAACCTATGTCGGTGTCCGCCATGCTCGCCTCCATGGACGCTCCCGCGGCCAAGGCCAAGTCTTCCAAGGCCAAGGCCAAGGCCAAGCCTTCCAAGGCGCCGGCGTCCTCCTACATGGGCGACATCGACCTGCccccctccgacgacgaggacgaggaggaggcccggctcgccgccgccgccaagCCCAAGCCGGCCCGCGCCGCCGTCGTCGATCTCAGCGCCGGCGCCGCGCCGTCGCACAAGGACGCCAAGAAGAAGGACAAGCGCGAGGCCGTGGCggccgcggccgccgaggccgccAGGCAGGAGGCGCTCCGGGACGACCGCGACGCCTTCTCCGTCGTGATCGGCGCGCGCGTCCCGGGCTCCTCCGCCGACGACGGCGCCGTCGACGACAACGTCAGGGACGTCGTGCTCGAGAACTTCTCCGTCTCCGCGCGCGGCAAGGAGCTGCTCAAGGGCGCCTCCCTCCGGATCTCGCACGGCCGCAGGTACGGCCTCGTCGGCCCCAACGGCATGGGCAAGTCCACCCTGCTCAAGCTGCTGGCCTGGCGCCAGGTCCCCGTGCCACGGAACATCGACGTCCTGCTCGTCGAGCAGGAGATCATCGGCGATGACCGCTCGGCCCTTGAGGCGGTGGTCGCCGCTGACGAGGAGCTCACTGCCCTCCGAGCCGAGCAGGCCAGGCTTGAGGTCTCTAATGACGCTGATGACAACGAGCGGCTCTTGGAGGTGTACGAGAAGCTGAATCTCCGGGACTCTGATGCCGCCCGTGCCCGAGCGTCCAAGATTCTCGCGGGGCTGGGGTTCGATCAGGCGATGCAGGCCAGATCCACGAAGTCCTTCAGTGGTGGCTGGAGGATGCGGATTTCGCTCGCCCGTGCGCTCTTCATGCAGCCAACGCTGCTGCTCCTTGACGAGCCGACTAACCACCTGGATCTGCGAGCTGTGCTGTGGCTGGAGGAATACTTGTGCTCGCAGTGGAAGAAGACATTGATCGTCGTGTCCCACGACCGCGACTTTCTGAACACAGTGTGCAATGAGATCATACACTTGCATGATAAAAGCCTGCATGTCTACCGTGGAAACTTTGATGATTTTGAAAGTGGGTATGAGCAGAAGAGGAAGGAAATGAACCGAAAGTTTGAGGTGTATGAGAAGCAGATGAAGGCAGCCAGGAAGTCTGGGAGCAAGGCCGCACAGGATAAGGTTAAGGGTCAGGCTCTGTCAAAGGCTGCTAAAGAGGCCGCCAagaacaaggggaaggggaagagtGCTGCAGATGATGACGATGACCAGAAACATGTGGCTGTGCCACAGAAGTGGCGTGACTACAGCGTCGAGTTCCATTTCCCAGAGCCGACAGAGCTCACACCACCTCTCCTTCAGCTCATCGAGGTAGGGTTCAGCTACCCTGGCAGGCCAGACTTCAAGCTCTCAGGTGTTGATGTTGGCATTGATATGGGAACGCGCGTAGCCATTGTTGGGCCCAATGGAGCTGGGAAGTCTACCATACTTAATTTACTTGCCGGTGATCTTACCCCTACTGAAGGCGAGGTAAGGAGGAGCCAGAAGCTGAGGATTGGACGATACTCGCAGCATTTTGTTGACCTACTGACAATGGAGGAAAATGCAGTTCAATATTTGTTGAGGCTTCACCCGGACCAGGAGGGAATGAGCAAAGCAGAGGCTGTCCGCGCTAAGCTCGGGAAGTTTGGGTTACCTGGACACAACCATCTCACGCCAATCGTTAAACTATCCGGCGGGCAGAAGGCCCGAGTTGTGTTCACCTCTATATCAATGTCTCAGCCTCACATACTCCTGCTCGACGAGCCAAcgaaccacttggacatgcaaagTATCGATGCATTGGCAGACGCGCTGGATGAGTTCACAGGAGGTGTCGTCTTGGTCAGCCACGACTCGCGGTTAATATCCCGTGTCTGCGATGATGAGCAAAGGAGCGAGATATGGGTTGTGGAGGACGGGAGTGTGGATAAATATGACGGCACGTTTGAGGATTACAAGGATGAACTCATGGAAGAAATCAAGAAGGAAGTTGAAGAGTAA
- the LOC100280657 gene encoding 60S ribosomal protein L4-like: MAASSRPLVSVKALEGDMVTDAPGIALPPVFGAPIRPDVVRFTHKLLSCNKRQPYAVSRRAGHQTSAESWGTGRAVSRIPRVPGGGTHRAGQGAFGNMCRGGRMFAPTKIWRKWHRRVNVNLRRVAVASALAATAVPALVQARGHRIETVPEMPLVISDSAESIEKTSQALKILKQVGAYADAEKAKDSVGIRPGKGKMRNRRYINRKGPLVVYGTEGSKVVKAFRNLPGVDVANVERLNLLDLAPGGHLGRFVIWTESAFKKLEEVYGSFDAPSQKKKGFVLPRPKMANADLGRIINSDEVQSVVKPLNKEVKRREKRKNPLKNMAAVLKLNPYLGTARKMATLAEAARVKARKEKLDSKRTKLTSEETAKVKAAGKAWYKTMISDSDYTEFENFTKWLGVTQ, encoded by the exons ATGGCCGCCTCCAGCCGCCCTCTCGTCTCCGTGAAAGCCCTGGAGGGCGACATGGTCACGGACGCCCCCGGCATCGCCTTACCGCCCGTCTTCGGGGCACCGATCCGCCCGGACGTGGTCCGCTTCACCCACAAGCTGCTGTCCTGCAACAAGCGCCAGCCTTACGCAGTCTCCCGCCGCGCTGGCCACCAGACGTCGGCCGAGTCCTGGGGTACGGGCCGCGCTGTGTCCCGTATCCCCCGTGTCCCCGGCGGCGGCACCCACCGCGCCGGCCAGGGAGCATTCGGCAACATGTGCCGCGGCGGACGCATGTTCGCGCCCACCAAGATCTGGCGCAAGTGGCACCGCCGCGTCAACGTCAACCTCCGCCGCGTCGCCGTCGCCTCGGCGCTCGCCGCCACCGCCGTCCCGGCCCTCGTCCAGGCGCGCGGCCACCGCATCGAGACCGTTCCCGAGATGCCCCTGGTTATCTCCGACTCGGCAGAGTCCATCGAGAAGACCTCCCAGGCGCTCAAGATCCTGAAGCAGGTCGGCGCCTACGCCGACGCCGAGAAGGCCAAGGACTCCGTCGGCATCCGCCCCGGCAAGGGTAAGATGCGCAACCGCCGCTACATTAACCGCAAGGGCCCGCTCGTCGTCTACGGCACAGAAGGCTCCAAGGTCGTCAAGGCCTTCCGCAACCTCCCCGGCGTGGACGTCGCCAACGTCGAGCGCCTCAACCTGCTCGACCTCGCCCCCGGTGGCCACCTCGGGCGCTTTGTGATCTGGACCGAGAGCGCGTTCAAGAAGCTCGAGGAGGTGTATGGGAGCTTCGACGCGCCGTCGCAGAAGAAGAAGGGCTTTGTTCTGCCGAGGCCCAAGATGGCCAACGCTGACCTGGGCAGGATTATCAACTCTGACGAGGTGCAGTCTGTGGTTAAGCCACTCAACAAGGAGGTGAAGCGCAGGGAGAAGAGGAAGAACCCGCTCAAGAACATGGCTGCTGTGCTCAAGCTGAACCCCTACCTCGGCACTGCCCGGAAGATGGCCACCCTTGCTGAGGCTGCCCGAGTCAAGGCCCGGAAGGAGAAGCTTGATTCCAAGAGGACCAAGCTTACCTCG GAGGAGACTGCCAAGGTCAAGGCTGCCGGCAAGGCGTGGTACAAGACCATGATCTCGGACAGTGACTACACCGAGTTTGAGAACTTCACCAAGTGGCTCGGAGTGACGCAGTGA